A genomic segment from Cutaneotrichosporon cavernicola HIS019 DNA, chromosome: 7b encodes:
- a CDS encoding uncharacterized protein (Pyridoxal 5'-phosphate (PLP)-binding protein, which may be involved in intracellular homeostatic regulation of pyridoxal 5'-phosphate (PLP), the active form of vitamin B6) yields MDTSLTFTPERGTELAENVKEVLAEIEAVKPSGSSPRLVAISKIKPPSDIQALYDAGHRHFGENYIQEMAEKAQILPGDICWHFVGALQSNKANLIASIPNVFVLETLASRKLADKLQSALAKADQSRVLNVYLQVNTSGEDAKSGLEPLTADSVASAELADLAIHIRDSCSQLKVTGLMTIGSWDASHAEGENPDFLRLCETRLNLARILGVEEGSLDLSMGMSADFAEAIRAGSCSVRVGTRIFGARPKKGAK; encoded by the exons ATGGACACTTCTCTCACTTTCACGCCCGAACGCGGGACCGAACTCGCCGAGAATGTCAAGGAGGTACTCGCGGAGATCGAGGCTGTCAAGCCGTCTGGATCTAGT ccccgcctcgtcgcgatCTCGAAGATCAAGCCTCCTTCGGATATCCAGGCACTGTATGACGCAGGACACCGCCATTTTGGCGAAAACTACATCCAGGAGATGGCAGAGAAGGCGCAGATC CTCCCCGGTGACATTTGCTGGCACTTTGTCGGCGCGCTGCAGTCGAACAAGGCGAACCTGATCGCGTCGATTCCCAACGTCTTCGTGCTCGAGACCCTCGCGAGCCGCAAGCTGGCGGACAAGTTGCAGAGCGCGCTTGCCAAGGCGGACCAGTCGCGTGTGCTCAACGTGTACCTGCAGGTGAACACGTCTGGAGAGGATGCTAAGAGCGGTCTTGAGCCCCTCACCGCAGACTCTGTGGCATCCGCCGAGCTGGCAGACCTCGCTATTCACATCCGCGACTCGTGCTCCCAGCTCAAGGTTACGGGCCTTATGACGATCGGCTCGTGGGACGCGTCTcatgccgagggcgagaatCCCGACTTTCTGCGCCTCTGCGAGACCCGCCTGAACCTGGCGCGCATCCTCGGTGTTGAAGAGGGCAGCCTCGACCTTAGCATGGGCATGAGCGCTGACTTTGCCGAGGCCATCCGCGCGGGTAGCTGCTCTGTGCGCGTCGGTACGCGTATCTTTGGCGCTCGGCCGAAGAAGGGCGCCAAGTAG
- the RCY1 gene encoding uncharacterized protein (f-box protein pof6) produces the protein MDKWAPIAPSKPGANPGSGHGMFSGFGSVLKPHKAGPSTSAAALARAGRTGPRVGRWPEDILVRIAGFLPVHDLPAFARANRALARITRNETNWKARCRVLGVEPSSDNPEQPEKARTTSMSRNRQSLSKPRTTSVTRPRAVPGNDDDFGDFGDFGEAGDTFEDVDFGDFSSVTKPPATQEKSLLDFDTVPLPSRPGAGRATGFFAVAPPSPVAAQTSGPGPYCQAYRKRHAELAPLCHHLRTSSAPSSTLSLLFPPNPTTGLVPSLEEQGKVLLDLLHFLSSQVQPLHDWGFLRQALLAAADRFDSTCLVAFEMADGRKDEAGMRSAAQASWQVWEAGGGTREEWECGRVWVEKREVFYEEGKWDAAENIIKVPDVTGTAIVRELDFTPMDAFMAHVLESFRLDAELAARVFPADAKVVYSFSDRLAMDVLGEYISTLLSQTRVMSPELSLRASAASFVQAWKLVDVSMEVLGEEQTKVPRSVIEKSVFSMFEPHIDEYLEDETEWIKTALDGICNDWDKQLGTNTRSAGKKRRGSSNQPQFLTSQNPDQVKRNVLAGFKDVLLLPVTIVPRTVTFGVNAIVSGGSHAVQGLSMLNPQKWAASTTNTSKGTQGKMVHGEAIFDGPVPEGDVEEKNDKNEPEKDEVDILGVTNGVNNLSVPGIETASSSRGGTPLPSGAATPNPPAKDDEFERLQLLVSIDTALELIHADRESLKRTETFAKYPGKTGNKVVEAIEEVFILLLKAVGDRHIAPGFRIATQQMLTYQPAQHEETSSVAPLLQFFELVHVGDTIQSMVQVYFDKEIAPYVDKTDFLNAVMREKKRFESVLDDAVASGLNAGIEVLMNQVEHIIQVKTGPREYYPEPGVPQELGPTIGCREAIACLEMHCTLLKGSTSKEVLEVFYQEVGIRLQSILQRHLKRQIISLEGGFQVIADLNTYHAFVASLKQQRITEDFANLKMLGHVYIVSDAKDLAQIVRDVTRYGGTFRPEDIYEFIQRRSDWKKIEKTVDKAMYALSVKEDCVIM, from the exons ATGGACAAGTGGGCTCCTATCGCTCCGTCAAAGCCAGGAGCCAACCCGGGCTCGGGCCATGGCATGTTCTCAGGTTTTGGCTCGGTCCTCAAACCCCACAAGGCTGGCCCATCCACCAGCGCAGCAGCACTCGCACGCGCAGGGCGAACTGGCCCCCGCGTCGGCCGGTGGCCCGAGGATATTCTCGTGCGCATCGCTGGTTTCCTCCCCGTGCACGACCTGCCTGCGTTCGCTCGTGCCAACCGTGCGCTGGCTCGTATCACGCGCAATGAGACCAACTGGAAGGCACGGTGCCGCGTCCTTGGTGTCGAGCCCTCTAGTG ACAATCCCGAGCAGCCAGAAAAGGCGAGAACAACGAGTATGAGTCGAAATCGCCAGAGCCTCAGCAAGCCGCGAACAACCAGCGTCACGCGTCCACGAGCCGTTCCTGGCAACGATGACGACTTTGGAGACTTTGGAGACTTTGGAGAGGCCGGCGACACCTTTGAGGACGTCGACTTTGGGGATTTTAGCTCGGTGACCAAACCTCCTGCGACACAGGAGAAGAGTCTCTTGGACTTTGACACTGTACCTCTCCCATCACGCCCCGGCGCTGGGCGTGCAACTGGCTTCTTCGCAGTCGCCCCTCCATCACCTGTAGCCGCCCAGACGTCGGGGCCTGGGCCATATTGCCAGGCGTACAGGAAAAGGCATGCCGAACTCGCTCCTCTGTGTCACCACCTCCGAACGTCGAGTGCACCAAGTAGCACGCTGTCGCTACTGTTcccgcccaaccccactACCGGCTTGGTGCCAAGCCTCGAGGAGCAAGGCAAGGtgctgctcgacctcctccactttcTCTCCTCACAAGTGCAGCCCTTGCACGACTGGGGCTTTCTGCGACAGGCACTCCTGGCCGCTGCCGACCGATTCGACTCGACATGTCTTGTGGCGTTCGAGATGGCGGACGGCCGCAAAGACGAAGCGGGAATGCGCTCAGCTGCCCAGGCGAGCTGGCAGGTGTGGGAGGCTGGGGGCGGGACCCGTGAAGAGTGGGAGTGCGGCCGCGTTTGGGTTGAGAAGCGAGAGGTGTTCtacgaggagggcaagtgGGACGCGGCAGAAAACATCAT CAAGGTCCCAGACGTGACCGGCACTGCGAtcgtgcgcgagctcgactttACGCCCATGGACGCATTCATGGCTCACGTTCTCGAGTCGTTTcggctcgacgccgagctcgcagCCCGTGTGTTtcccgccgacgccaaggtcgtGTACTCGTTCAGCGATCGCCTCGCTATGGACGTACTCGGCGAGTACATCAGCACACTCCTCAGCCAGACTAGAGTCATGTCGCCAGAGTTGTCACTCCGCGCGTCGGCTGCCTCCTTCGTACAGGCGTGGAAACTCGTCGACGTTTCGATGGAGGTCCTGGGTGAGGAGCAGACCAAGGTCCCGCGTTCTGTGATTGAGAAGTCTGTGTTCTCAATGTTTGAACCTCACATCGACGAGtacctcgaggacgagaccgAGTGGATCAAGACGGCCCTGGACGGCATCTGTAACGACTGGGACAAGCAGCTCGGCACAAACACGCGTTCAGCAGGCAAGAAGCGACGCGGATCGAGCAATCAGCCGCAATTCCTTACGTCACAGAACCCAGACCAGGTCAAGCgcaacgtcctcgccggGTTCAAGGATGTGCTGCTGCTTCCCGTCACCATTGTTCCCCGCACCGTCACGTTTGGCGTAAATGCCATTGTTTCCGGCGGCTCGCACGCGGTGCAGGGCTTGTCCATGCTCAACCCGCAGAAGTGGGCGGCGTCAACCACAAATACCTCCAAGGGTACACAAGGCAAGATGGTCCACGGCGAGGCCATCTTTGACGGACCTGTGCCCGAAGgggacgtcgaggagaagaacgaCAAGAACGAGCcggagaaggacgaggtcgacattCTCGGGGTGACGAACGGCGTCAACAACCTGTCGGTTCCGGGTATCGAGACGGCATCTTCGTCCAGAGGTGGGACACCACTCCCCTCCGGTGCAGCCACTCCCAACCCTCCAGCAAAGGATGACGAATTCGAGCGCCTTCAGCTTCTCGTTTCCATCGACACGgctctcgagctcatccACGCGGACCGCGAGTCGCTCAAGCGTACCGAGACGTTTGCCAAATACCCCGGCAAGACTGGCAACAAAGTTGTCGAGGCGATCGAGGAGGTGTTCATCCTCCTGCTCAAGGCCGTTGGGGACCGGCACATTGCTCCGGGCTTCAGAAT cgcgACACAGCAGATGTTGACGTACCAACCGGCACAGCATGAGGAGACGTCGAGCGTCGCGCCGTTGCTCCAGTTCTTCGAGCTCGTGCACGTGGGCGACACGATCCAGAGCATGGTGCAAGTCTACTTTGACAAGGAGATTGCACCGTACGTCGACAAGACCGACTTCCTGAACGCGGTGAtgcgcgagaagaagcgctTCGAGAGTGTGCTCGACGATGCCGTTGCATCCGGATTGAACGCCGGTATCGAGGTCCTCATGAACCAGGTCGAGCACATCATCCAGGTGAAGACTGGTCCGCGTGAGTACTATCCCGAACCTGGTGTGCCGCAAGAGCTCGGCCCGACCATCGGTTGCCGTGAAGCCATTGCGTGCCTCGAAATGCACTGTACCCTCCTCAAGGGGAGCACGAGCAAGGAGGTCCTCGAAGTGTTTTACCAGGAAGTGGGCATCCGTCTGCAATC TATTCTCCAGCGCCACTTGAAGCGACAGATCATCTCGCTCGAGGGCGGGTTCCAGGTGATTGCAGACTTGAACACTTACCACGCCTTCGTGGCGTCTCTCAAGCAGCAGCGCATCACTGAAGACTTTGCCAACCTCAAGATGCTAGGGCACGTGTACATCGTGTCGGACGCCAAGGATCTCGCGCAGATTGTTCGCGACGTTACACGATACGGAGGCACTTTCCGGCCTGAAGA CATCTACGAGTTTATTCAAAGACGAAGCGACTGGAAGAAGATTGAGAAGACTGTGGACAAGGCCATGTACGCACTGTCTGTCAAGGAGGACTGTGTTATCATGTAG
- a CDS encoding uncharacterized protein (Endoribonuclease L-PSP) gives MAAPYTVVSTEHAPAAIGPYVQAVKHNGMIFASGAIPLDPKSMQVVEGGIKEQTAQVLKNMSAVLAASGTDKAHILKTTCFLKDMNDFIDFNTLYAEFFGETKPARSCVEVARLPKDVLVEVEFIAVEKK, from the exons ATGGCTGCCCCTTACACCGTCGTCAGCACCGAGC ACGCCCCGGCTGCCATCGGCCCCTACGTCCAG GCTGTCAAGCACAACGGC ATGATCTTTGCGTCGGGCGCGATCCCCCTTGACCCCAAGTCGATGCAGGTCGTCGAAGGTGGCATCAAGGAGCAGACT GCCCAGGTGCTCAAGAACATGTCGgctgtcctcgccgcgtcgGGCACTGACAAGGCGCATATTCTCAAGACGACTTGCTTCCTCAAGGACATGAACGACTTTATCGACTTCAACACGCTGTACGCCGAGTTCTTTGGCGAGACCAAGCCTGCGCGCTCGTGTGTTGAGGTTGCCCGTCTCCCCAAGGacgtccttgtcgaggtcgagtttATCGCCGTCGAGAAGAAGTAA
- a CDS encoding uncharacterized protein (GAL4-like Zn(II)2Cys6 (or C6 zinc) binuclear cluster DNA-binding domain), whose protein sequence is MNDEDSTFSSQQLQHDHDAAQKEKQKRGYRACLHCRARKAKCDLGDIDAPSDPPCSRCRREKRECVFAPSRRGGNNSKRRRETDDSTPAIAGAGPQFDHPPPAPQQQHSYPAPPHVDVLNPSPKNDTYLFNHPSVSSNEMSPATTGPSPLTAHAHLQPGSVGSSNHGGSSHAPGDTKRRRLHLNPPLHTSDPSSIVVADVQNESDALHILALASANRPPSSGAQSPGHRPQHSGTITPAHRAPLAAARIEDFDLVRLGIVNEGQVSRLTSAFFLYYHHLFPMVPADRIPRTPEQLAEFARSERYLVTAMVIIASKHDRADGMREVHERSWSLMRGWISEIVCLGAPPTVGLVEALLLLAENIPRDPPIDATNSAHAQGFGEEVHTSENRQAWMLIGMAIRCAYGLGLDKLALKLIPEVDRTYDVERARLVWTYCYLFDRHVSLRLGKAFWSRGPNVCFQGFSASSQTGPAAAPGNFPFLREATPSPGSDAPTQEDFASLVQTYLELTQLMSNAHDILYPNAARTRSLVVYGEYFKYIDELTRSLDGFRILWHEKKWSLFPLNDAVQAMFYYTQLYICAFSFQAHVERAAMRAEEEYKLHEGGRRPALSLFPRGSAASPDARYINVTIMSAQELLRICIDKMYKGGALPYLPNRFLLWFTYAAIVLLKAMYSGAMSRTELPEASGLIDQLCECLIDASPDDDHPAVRYGLQLKALKKSMADLDISVSSPAGGGTLPLPPADSESRHPRDTHEPTRTTNGREGRDIPDLETAAHQGVPWLNEEQWFPAQSAAPHNPISFTYSTPAGVPRPHEQPVSEVINLQPRGSIGMGVDNNLGFPTFDWLGLDPGNSGPMGAAPPANPFDGVGFTPDFWMKVTPGEGQGGFPFR, encoded by the exons ATGAACGACGAAGACAGCACTTTCTCGAGTCAGCAACTACAACATGACCATGACGCTGCCCAAAAAGAAAAGCAGAAGCGCGGTTATCGCGCTTG CCTCCAttgccgcgcgcgcaaAGCCAAATGCGATCTG GGCGACATCGATGCACCGTCCGATCCGCCTTGCTCGCGCTGTCGTcgcgagaagcgcgagtGCGTGTTTGCCCCctcgcgacgcggcggcaaCAACTccaagcggcggcgcgagacGGACGACTCGACACCCGCAATCGCCGGAGCCGGACCACAGTTCGACCACCCGCCACCAGCACCGCAGCAACAGCATTCGTATCCGGCGCCACCGCATGTGGACGTGCTGAACCCCTCACCAAAGAACGACACCTACCTCTTCAATCACCCCTCGGTGTCGAGCAACGAGATGTCGCCAGCGACCACGGGGCCCAGTCCACTGACCGCGCACGCTCATCTCCAGCCTGGGAGTGTCGGGAGCTCGAACCATGGCGGCAGTAGCCACGCGCCAGGGGACACCAAACGGAGGCGTTTACACCTCAATCCGCCGCTCCATACATCGGATCCAAGCAGCATCGTCGTCGCAGACGTCCAGaacgagagcgacgcgctccaCATTCTTGCGCTGGCCAGCGCCAACCGGCCCCCATCATCTGGAGCTCAAAGTCCCGGACACAGGCCGCAGCACAGCGGGACGATCACGCCTGCTCATCGCGCGCCTCTCGCTGCGGCTCGTATCGAGGACTTTGACCTCGTCCGTCTTGGGATCGTCAACGAGGGACAGGTGTCGCGACTCACGTCGGCATTCTTCTTATACTACCACCACCTCTTT CCCATGGTCCCAGCTGATCGGATTCCGCGCACCCCAGAGCAACTAGCCGAGTTTGCGCGCAGCGAACGCTATCTCGTCACGGCCATGGTCATCATCGCGAGCAAGCATGACCGCGCTGATGGAATGCGCGAGGTACACGAACGCAGTTGGTCGCTCATGCGCGGATGGATCTCAGAGATTGTCTGTCTGGGTGCACCCCCAACAGTTGGTcttgtcgaggcgctcTTGCTCCTGGCAGAGAACATCCCGCGGGATCCGCCTATTGACGCAACGAATTCGGCCCACGCGCAGGGCTTTGGCGAGGAAGTGCACACATCCGAGAACCGCCAAGCCTGGATGCTCATCGGCATGGCCATCCGCTGCGCCTATGGACTTGGTCTCGACAAG ctcgcgctcaagctcatTCCCGAAGTCGATCGCACGTACGACGTCGAACGCGCGCGGCTGGTCTGGACGT ACTGCTACCTTTTCGACCGCCATGTGTCGCTCCGTCTGGGCAAGGCGTTCTGGTCGCGTGGCCCCAACGTCTGCTTCCAGGGCTTCTCAGCGTCGTCGCAAACGGGGCCGGCTGCTGCGCCGGGCAACTTTCCGTTTCTGCGCGAAgccacgccgtcgcctGGCTCTGACGCGCCAACTCAGGAGGATTTTGCATCGCTCGTCCAGACGTACCTGGAGCTCACGCAGCTCATGAGCAATGCGCACGACATCCTCTACCCTAACGCTGCGCGCACGCGATCACTCGTCGTCTACGGCGAGTACTTCAAGTACATTGACGAGCTGACACGCTCGCTTGATGGCTTCCGCATCCTCTGGCACGAGAAGAAGTGGAGCCTCTTCCCGCTAAACGACGCCGTGCAAGCCATGTTCTACTACACACAGCTTTACATCTGCGCCTTCAGCTTT CAAGCACATGTCGAGCGTGCCGCAATGCGTGCCGAAGAGGAGTACAAATTGCATGAGGGTGGACGCCGGCCTGCGCTGTCGCTGTTCCCTCGCGGCTCGGCTGCGTCGCCTGATGCACGCTACATCAACGTGACGATCATGTCGGCCCAGGAGCTGCTGCGAATCTGCATCGACAAGATGTACAAGGGTGGGGCGCTTCCCTACCTCCCCAATCGGTTCCTGCTGTGGTTTACGTACGCAGCGATCGTGTTGCTCAAGGCCATGTACTCTGGCGCTATGAGCCGCACTGAGTTGCCCGAGGCATCTGGACTTATCGACCAGCTCTGCGAGTGCCTAATCGACGCATCGCCGGACGACGACCATCCCGCTGTGCGCTACGGTCTccagctcaaggcgctGAAGAAGAGCATGGCGGACCTGGACATAAGCGTGAGCTCCCCAGCGGGAGGTGGTACCCTACCGCTTCCTCCCGCCGACAGCGAGTCGCGACACCCTCGTGACACGCACGAGCCGACCCGCACAACCAATGGCCGCGAGGGCCGCGACATACCGGACCTCGAAACTGCCGCGCACCAGGGCGTACCGTGGCTCAACGAGGAGCAGTGGTTCCCGGCGCAGAGTGCGGCGCCGCACAACCCCATAAGCTTTACGTACTCGACGCCTGCTGGTGTCCCGCGGCCACACGAGCAACCCGTCAGCGAGGTCATCAACCTCCAGCCGCGCGGGAGCATCGGCATGGGCGTCGATAACAACCTCGGTTTCCCGACCTTTGActggctcggcctcgacccGGGTAACAGCGGACCTATgggcgccgcgccgccggccaATCCATTCGACGGGGTGGGGTTCACGCCCGACTTCTGGATGAAGGTCACGCCGGGCGAGGGGCAGGGCGGCTTCCCCTTCCGTTAG